From the genome of Solanum dulcamara chromosome 12, daSolDulc1.2, whole genome shotgun sequence:
TTATAACCATAAAGATACTTGATGAAATGAAATAGTATATGCTAAAACACCCATTACACACTCAAGTACATCAAAAGAGCTTCTTGAGAATCCAGATATACAGGAGTTGTTATTCTTTTGCAGGTGAGTCGTGTGTCAATGGGCTGACAACTTCTCTTGAACATTCTGAAGAACGTGTTGATGAGGTTCCTGAAACATCTTGAGATGTGCTTGAAAATGAATCCGATCGTTTGAAATCATCCTTCCCTTTTGAATCGATGCTCAAATAATCAGTTAGAACCTTTTTCACACCAAAGCCTCGATTAGAAAGCTTGCTGCCTTCAAAGATTTTTGATCTTTCTCCCTTTGCAGGACTAATATGTTGGGAAGGAGAAAAGCTTGGGGTGGTAAAAGCTGTTTTGTATGGAGTGCCATTGACAGGTACTGAGAGAGGAGTCCCCATGCTCTTATGAGCAATGATACCGACTTTGGAGATTGGCACAAATTGATCAGAATGCTTATTCAAATCATCCGCATAAAGAAGGTCATCAATCCGTGCAATAATATTGAATGCCAGGCTTTCAAGAACTCTCGAGTAGCTCTCCAAAATAGATTTGCCCACATCCTAAGGAGCAACAAGAAACAATAGATTACAAATGCTGACGGACAAAGCAATATATTCCGGTAGTgctaattcaataatcatgatTGGTCATGACTCATGAGAGAAAAGGTTATTTTTTCTTAGAGAAGAAACGAAAACTTATTAGTGGGATTTCACATCAAACCTTGTTATATTGAATTTTGCTCATGTCTAAGGTTGTCTGTGGAAGACCAGGAAACCTTTGCTTTAAGCAAAGCAAAAGGCTTTCAGCTCTATCAGCAAGTAGCTCCCTCTTATCACCATCAACCATCAAATCCTTAACCATTTCCCATGAGGATTTTGAATTGGACCTGTGTGTAGTACCAAAAGGTTTAGAGTGAGCTCTTCTGCGCCACACATAAATTGAAGCCTCGACTCTGTTTGCTATCTCAAATgcttgatgctcagaagataaATCAAGGCAGTCGAGCAAACATTCAGGTGAAAATTGGTCCGAAGTGATATATCGGTGAATGAGATCACCTAAGCTAGCTTTTCCGTTCTGCAAGATTAAAAATAGGACACCTACAAAATGAGTAACCTCCAGGTTTATTTTAGTATAAAACACAAGTTAGTGTCTCCAGGGGAGCTCTGTACCTTAGGAAGGCCTTCCAAATATGATTCAGGCACCTCCATTTCTGCTAAGCTGTTGCTGTTAATCGCCATTGCAGCTTTCAGGATTTGGTTTGTGCTATCACGTCTGTGCTGCAACTGCCTTCTTGCATTTTCTCTGAGCCCACCAGGGGGAACTCTAGGAACTGGAAGCCACCATTTCTCCTCTTGACGAGGAAGAGGATTTCTGAATGAGGATGACCCATCGGATTCAGGGGCTAAGATTCCTTGGTCAACATACCAGAACTCTGTGCTTCGGAAACTGTCTAATATCTCCTGTGAAAGAGGCAAACACTTTAGACTATAGCACTCAGCATTGAACAATAAAGGCTGAATGCCCAAGAAGCAAGGAATGGCATCTTACAAGGAGCATATTGTCCAGTTTACGGAGTGCTGGAAGATTGACGTAAAGGTCTGACCGTGGCCTAGAAGTCATAACCTaaaatagaagaatgaataagtTAACACACGTGTACATTCAATTTGTTTTTCCTATCTTAGATCAATAAACTGATTGTTTCCAAATCACATGGAAAAAGGCAAGAGTTTTTCAGAGTTTTGAGCATATGATAAATGTTTGATAACAGAATTTTCTATAGTGGTAGATAGCTTGAATTACAGGAACAACACCAAAGAAACCACATTTACCTCAAGCTTGCTGCCATCAGGAAATGTCTGCCAAGAGGGTATGAGTTCTACAATGTGATCACTAACGCAGAGAAGCCATTCCATTTCTCTCCGCCACATTAACTTTTTCTCTGGAGGTAAAGGTTCTAATCTCCAAATTTGCCCGAAAAGAGTAGCTAATGGAAAAAAGAGGGTGGAATAAAGGAAAAGAATGTATACTTAGTAAACTGAAAAATCACAACTCTCTACAAACTGAATCCAAACATTGAAACATAATCcaatacacaacaaaataaCTTACCACATAGATTAGTGATAGCATTAGAAATTGCTAGTGCTATGCAAACCCCATTTCCACAACCAGACATGTCTTCTCCCAGCAGCAATTTTGAGAATCTTTCCTTCATCATTTCAATCTCTACAGAATCGCAACAAGTTCAACCACAATACAGAATTTTAATGGCCAGACTTTATACAACAACACATCTAGTGTAATCCCACACAAATTGAGGTCTAGTGAGGATACATTATACGCGGACCTTACTCCTACCTGAGAGACTGTCTcggttcaagaaaaaaaaaatccaaagcAGTACGGAAAATTTTTTAACGGAAGTGAATAGTAATCACAACAGAATAATAAGATAATCCAATACAAGAAACAAAGGACAAGAAAACTACAACAGTAATACTACCATCAATAGTATGGAAGGATAAGAGAAACAACGCTCTACtatctaaacatataaaatatgcacAAAGAACATATAAAATCTTACCAGACAAACAAGACCCTTGTTTCTCCAACTTTCTTTTATCTACAAAGGGTTTCTCTACTTCTTCAGAAACATCAGAATTTGCACAATGCTGCACCTCATCCTCCTGAATATGCCAAGCAATTGAAGATGGAGAACAAGAATCCTCAGACCCACTATGTTCTTCATTCACAGTTTCCTCTGACACCAAAAAACCAGAACTTGAACTGCTTTCTCTGCCAATCTTTTCATTCAAACACACCAAAGACTCAATTTTTCCAGCATTTTCCCCATAACCCTCCATTAACCCTTCTGCCCCATCACTCTTATCAGACAAAACCTCCATTTTATCATCAAGAAAACCAGGAGAAGAAGCACAATAAACAGAGTTGGTGATCACAATGCCATCAAATTCAAACCTTTTACTTCCAAACCCATTTGACACTTTAGCTTTTTGATACAGATTCTTGATGGACTTTGAAACCTTAAACTTCAATACAGAAAAATGGTTTTCTTTCTTGGAACTTGCACAAGGGTCTAGTGCAATAAAATGCTTGAGCTGTGGCTGAAATTCCAGAGAAACCTCCCTTTTTTTGTCCTGGTGTGACACAGGTCTATCCATAAGTTTTCAACTCTAACCATGTCTGCTTCTGAAATGGgggtaaaaatgaaaaaaagacaagaaatcaagaaatggggttaatttttttaattaaaaaaattttaaaaagggagAATCTTGATTAGAAGAGTGAAGGTGGACAATGATTAAATGCAAACCTATTAAGTGTTATGAAGCAAAGGAAGGTGATATAATGAGAATAAT
Proteins encoded in this window:
- the LOC129877160 gene encoding rop guanine nucleotide exchange factor 7-like, with protein sequence MDRPVSHQDKKREVSLEFQPQLKHFIALDPCASSKKENHFSVLKFKVSKSIKNLYQKAKVSNGFGSKRFEFDGIVITNSVYCASSPGFLDDKMEVLSDKSDGAEGLMEGYGENAGKIESLVCLNEKIGRESSSSSGFLVSEETVNEEHSGSEDSCSPSSIAWHIQEDEVQHCANSDVSEEVEKPFVDKRKLEKQGSCLSEIEMMKERFSKLLLGEDMSGCGNGVCIALAISNAITNLCATLFGQIWRLEPLPPEKKLMWRREMEWLLCVSDHIVELIPSWQTFPDGSKLEVMTSRPRSDLYVNLPALRKLDNMLLEILDSFRSTEFWYVDQGILAPESDGSSSFRNPLPRQEEKWWLPVPRVPPGGLRENARRQLQHRRDSTNQILKAAMAINSNSLAEMEVPESYLEGLPKNGKASLGDLIHRYITSDQFSPECLLDCLDLSSEHQAFEIANRVEASIYVWRRRAHSKPFGTTHRSNSKSSWEMVKDLMVDGDKRELLADRAESLLLCLKQRFPGLPQTTLDMSKIQYNKDVGKSILESYSRVLESLAFNIIARIDDLLYADDLNKHSDQFVPISKVGIIAHKSMGTPLSVPVNGTPYKTAFTTPSFSPSQHISPAKGERSKIFEGSKLSNRGFGVKKVLTDYLSIDSKGKDDFKRSDSFSSTSQDVSGTSSTRSSECSREVVSPLTHDSPAKE